One genomic segment of Tiliqua scincoides isolate rTilSci1 chromosome 6, rTilSci1.hap2, whole genome shotgun sequence includes these proteins:
- the RBPJ gene encoding recombining binding protein suppressor of hairless, whose amino-acid sequence MAPVVTGKFGERPQPKRLTREAMRNYLKERGDQTVLILHAKVAQKSYGNEKRFFCPPPCVYLMGSGWKKKKEQMERDGCSEQESQPCAFIGIGNSEQEMQQLNLEGKNYCTAKTLYISDSDKRKHFMLSVKMFYGNSDDIGVFLSKRIKVISKPSKKKQSLKNADLCIASGTKVALFNRLRSQTVSTRYLHVEGGNFHASSQQWGAFYIHLLDDDESEGEEFTVRDGYIHYGQTVKLVCSVTGMALPRLIIRKVDKQTALLDADDPVSQLHKCAFYLKDTERMYLCLSQERIIQFQATPCPKEPNKEMINDGASWTIISTDKAEYTFYEGMGPVHAPVTPVPVVESLQLNGGGDVAMLELTGQNFTPNLRVWFGDVEAETMYRCAESMLCVVPDISAFREGWRWVRQPVQVPVTLVRSDGIIYSTSLTFTYTPEPGPRPHCSAAGAILRANSSLLASSDTNTNSEGSYTSVSTNPTNVTSSAATVVS is encoded by the exons GAAATTTGGTGAGCGACCTCAACCTAAACGGCTCACCAG AGAAGCTATGAGAAATTATTTAAAGGAGCGTGGTGATCAAACAGTCCTAATTCTTCATGCAAAAGTTGCACAGAAATCCTATGGAAATGAAAAGAG GTTTTTTTGCCCTCCACCATGTGTCTACCTTATGGGGAGtggatggaagaaaaaaaaagaacagatggAACGGGATGGTTGCTCTGAACAAGAGTCCCAGCCATGCGCCTTTATTGGAATAGGAAATAGTGAGCAAGAAATGCAGCAGCTGAACCTAGAAGGAAAG AACTATTGCACAGCTAAAACCTTGTACATATCCGATTCTGACAAGCGAAAGCACTTCATGTTATCGGTAAAAATGTTCTATGGCAATAGCGATGATATTGGCGTGTTCCTCAGTAAACGGATCAAAGTAATCTCCAAACCTTCTAAAAAGAAACAGTCGCTGAAAAATGCAGACT tatGCATTGCATCAGGGACAAAAGTGGCACTATTTAATAGACTTCGGTCACAAACAGTTAGCACCAGATACTTGCATGTAGAAGGAGGAAATTTCCATGCCAGCTCACAGCAGTGGGGAGCGTTTTACATTCATCTCT TGGATGATGATGAATCGGAAGGAGAAGAATTCACAGTCCGAGATGGCTACATTCATTACGGGCAGACGGTCAAACTTGTTTGTTCAGTTACTGGCATGGCACTCCCAAGACTG ATAATTCGGAAAGTGGACAAACAGACAGCGTTACTAGATGCAGATGATCCTGTGTCGCAGCTCCACAAGTGTGCATTTTACCTTAAAGATACTGAACGAATGTACTTGTGCCTTTCCCAGGAGAGAATTATTCAGTTTCAA gcCACTCCATGTCCTAAAGAACCAAATAAAGAGATGATTAATGATGGAGCTTCTTGGACAATCATTAGCACAGATAAGGCAGAGTATACGTTTTATGAGGGAATGGGACCGGTCCATGCTCCAGTAACGCCTGTGCCTGTTGTGGAAAGTCTTCAA TTGAACGGTGGTGGGGACGTAGCAATGCTGGAACTAACTGGGCAGAACTTCACTCCAAATTTACGCGTCTGGTTTGGGGATGTGGAAGCTGAAACCATGTACAG ATGTGCAGAGAGCATGCTTTGTGTCGTTCCTGACATTTCTGCGTTCCGGGAAGGCTGGAGGTGGGTTCGTCAGCCGGTACAGGTTCCCGTCACGTTGGTCCGCAGCGATGGCATCATCTACTCCACCAGCCTTACGTTTACATACACACCAGAGCCAGGGCCCCGACCCCACTGCAGCGCTGCTGGAGCAATCCTAAGAGCCAATTCAAGCCTCCTGGCATCCAGCGATACAAACACAAACAGCGAAGGAAGTTACACAAGTGTCAGCACAAACCCGACCAATGTCACGTCATCAGCAGCAACGGTAGTTTCCTAA